The region GCGGGAGCTGTGAGCTGTAAACTTACCGTTTCTCAGACGTAAGACGAGGAAGCCTCCATGATGAACCGTCTGATCTGCAAGTCTTGCTCAGAGCTTGTCTGGCTGATCCACCCCTACCCTGCCGACCATTTTCATCAATTCACCTTGGCGCTACCTATACCCACTGCCATGTCATGCCTCAATCTGGGTGCTATCGAAAATCTTGACAACGCACAACTGGCAGTCATGTCTTGGCTTCGGTTGCTGGAAAAAGCGGTGCAAGGAACACGGTGAAGCCGCAAAACCCTGCTCATGTATCACAcagctcaccagaccagacctcactCAAGCAAAAGAGATGCACAAATGCGCCACACTCAGCCTCCTGTCAAGCTGGACAACCTTCGCAGATCCCCGTGGCAGAGCCTGTGGCTTGGTCACCTTATCGCCGAACTTCTCAAGATCCCATGCGTGGCGTTCCGTAAATAGCCAATTCCTCACCTCCCGCCAATCCGCCCAGATCAGATGAACCACCCACCCATTGTCTTCAGCACAATCTCTTGTGTTGCCCTACCTAGTTGTCCATCTCAAGGGAGGCTGCGTCGTCTTGTGTAGCCTCCGTTTCCAGTTAACCCACATgcaccatcacaaaccccTTACACTACATCGGGCACTACCTTCGCGGCGAGAAAGTTGGTATCCATCGGACGCGTCGGGCCATCCCTCTGGTCCCTCTGGTCCCCCCGCGTCCTTTCCCAAATTAGTCTTTGCTCGAGTCTTTTGTATCACTTTTGGGTCCCAGACCACTCGACATCCAATAGTGAACTTATGGTGTCCTGCGGCAAAATGCAAGTAATACCCTCCTGGGTACGCATTCGCCACTTGCGAAGACGACCCCCGCTGGCAAATATCACTGGCTCTTTGGAGATGTGTGATGGGGGAGGAAAGCAACGCATGGAACATCCATGTTCCTGGTAAGCAGTGACATTGTAGCTGCGAGGAGACCCTTTCGAATTTTCTAGCCCTTGACTCGCATAGCGTTGTGGCTTCTCAACATTTGACACGTCTAAACACAGAGTTTGGTGTGACTGCTGAGTTTTCCGCCGCTCTTTTGGCTTGTCCCCTACTCCATAGAGCCGGACTTGCATGAGTCCTTGTATCACGGCTCCGATATGGCCAAGTCCGGTTCTGAATCTCCTTGCATGGTGTCTGAGTGTGGTGGAGTATAGACATGCAAGTTCACTGGTTGCCCACCAGGTTCAAAAACGTCACTTTTGTCCACCCATCCACACTGAGCTGCTCTCTGAGTGAGGTAGTTGTAAAACAGGCACACCCCGATTTCTTTCTTGGCGTTGGATCAAGATTGTGAGCAAGCAAAATAGATCATGTTATTCTGTCTTGGAAGGCGACCCCCATTGTGGGAGTCGTTAGCTAAAACAATTGTCCTCCGGCGTAGAGTACATGGCTCTTCGCAATAACAAAAATACCCAATACCATAAGCACACAAATCGATTCCATTTTACTTGAACTGCGTAGCCAGTTCATATTCGTACACGTTAAAATCAGAATATGCCTCCAAAAACATGAAAAGTAGGTAAAACAGATGGTGGTATAAGTATGCAGTGATAGCAGAATGACCAAAAAtaaccaaaaaaaaaaagacgTAAACAAAATTGTTCAGACAGCCTCACTGTATGGAAGACAGAACCACATTAGAACTCCTCCAAAACGTGTCGTAAAATCCAACTAATGTTCCAAACCCAATATCCAGATACTCCTCCAACAGTGGATTGGTGAAACGAGTAAATTATCCGCACAAATTTTGTTTCCTGCCAAATAGCAGACACACTTTGCCATACCCAATGCTGTTGTGGTGAGATTGCGAAAAACGGAAAAGAAATAAACTCAAAACAAGAAACTGATGTGAAGTGCTGCCGACCCCGCTTAACTTTTAGAGTATTGGTGAAAAGAATTTCTTCATAATTGGCCGCCCAGGTGTCCTTCGAAGGGACCGTGCATTGCATAAAGCGTAAATAAAAGCTGAAAAAAGAGCACAGGACAGAAAACCAATGTTGAGCCTGCGAGTAGAGCTCAGTTTTTTGGCCGCCATTTTGTTGACAGCTTCGTAGCAATCGTAGAGAAGCACCGTGACGAGTTCCGCCAGCACGATCAGCAACCGCGCGAGGGTGCTTTTGTTCGTATCATCGTATAGATATCCGTTCTATTAGTACAGGCGATTGGCAAAGGCCATCTGTCTGGCGTGCTCGTCCTCGTAGAGCATACCGTTTGCACCATGACCAGTCTCAGGCTCAAACATCCCAAAATTGCGAGGCACATAGGAAGGAGCTGAGTTGGTCATGGGAGTATGAGAGAACTGACTGGCCATAACAGGTACAGCAACggctgtctggtgggagcTAGCTTTAGGCTTTCTGACAGCCACGGTTCGAGCTTTCCCACGGCCCTTGATGCCCTTATTGCTGTTCTTGTAATGTTCTCTGAAGTACTCGAAGAGATCACGGTGCTCTTCAGGGACTTCACCCATTtgagcaaacttgacaaaCATGCCAGTAAGGTTCTTCAGCGTTTCTTTGTGGAAGTTATTCTGGTGGGTCTTCATGTTGCCCAGCTGTGAAAAGGACTTGTTGCAATCATCGAGTCTGCAAATAAAGGGCTTTAAACCCTTGTGTGTCTCCTCGTGGGATCGGACGTTGCCTCTTTGGGCAAATGTTTTCCCACAGATACTGCAAGAGTACGGCTTCTCACCGGTATGGCGGCGCATGTGAGTCTAAAAGAAATATATCAGGTTAACTCATGGGTGCAATACTAAAGCATCCAATTGCTCATACCTTCAGATTCCCACGCTGGGAGAAAGTAAGACCGCAGTTCTCTTTCGTGCAAATATAAGGCTTGAGACCAGTGTGGGTTCGGCGGTGAATGTCAAGGTGAGTCTTCTGAACGAATCTCTTATTGCAGCTTGGCCCATCACAAAcccacttcttcttgggttTAACCTCTGGAGCGGGAGTAGAGGCATGGCAAGAGCTCGCGGGGCTCTGGATATCCATCACCATTTCAGCCTTGGGCGTGTGGGCTGGAGTGAGAGTTTGACCAGGAGcatcctcgccctcatcttctttggcttggatggccTTCATGAGTTCGTCCACATCCGTTTCAAAGTTGACTCGATCAGCCGGGTCGATGGTCTCGTTGTATGTAATGGTCTTCGAGTTGGCAGTTGGATTGGAGGCACTTGAGCGAGCAACGGAAACATTTGATTCACTGCGAGCAGGAGACTGCAGGCGAATATTGCTCATCTTTCGTGATCCTCGCCTGACTGAAGACATGCGAGCAGCCTCAGACTCAGCGCTAAtcggcagatgatgagagcGATCTTGAAATTCGGGTTTGAATGGTGACCCAACAggtgttgagggtggtgGACTCTGATATGGCGCATATGTAGTGAAGGCATTCTGGGTCTGATAGTGAGGAGCTGCCATTGAGGTCATTGGGGCCGAGCTGTAATTAGGAGTAACGACATATTGGGGAGCAAGAGGTCTCTGCATTTGAGCGGCTGGGTTTCCACGTGAATCATAAGGCAGGAAAGGCGGCGCTTCCATCATGCCAAAGTCGTGAGGTAGCTGCTGTGGCCATCTTCCCCAGTTATGGGGAGCAGCTGGTGAAGCCGTGAGAGCCATGGTATTGGTAGGACGGACTCGCAAATTGACAATACTAGCAAGCAGTAAAGCAAAGATGAGAGTAAGTCGTGGATGGCCAAGATACTGTGAAAGAGAAGCACTTGCAAGACGTGCACGGCTTGCTTTGCTTAGATGCTTGTCTGATGTTGGTGAACTTCGTGAA is a window of Pochonia chlamydosporia 170 chromosome 5, whole genome shotgun sequence DNA encoding:
- a CDS encoding zinc finger protein OZF (similar to Cordyceps militaris CM01 XP_006668988.1), translated to MALTASPAAPHNWGRWPQQLPHDFGMMEAPPFLPYDSRGNPAAQMQRPLAPQYVVTPNYSSAPMTSMAAPHYQTQNAFTTYAPYQSPPPSTPVGSPFKPEFQDRSHHLPISAESEAARMSSVRRGSRKMSNIRLQSPARSESNVSVARSSASNPTANSKTITYNETIDPADRVNFETDVDELMKAIQAKEDEGEDAPGQTLTPAHTPKAEMVMDIQSPASSCHASTPAPEVKPKKKWVCDGPSCNKRFVQKTHLDIHRRTHTGLKPYICTKENCGLTFSQRGNLKTHMRRHTGEKPYSCSICGKTFAQRGNVRSHEETHKGLKPFICRLDDCNKSFSQLGNMKTHQNNFHKETLKNLTGMFVKFAQMGEVPEEHRDLFEYFREHYKNSNKGIKGRGKARTVAVRKPKASSHQTAVAVPVMASQFSHTPMTNSAPSYVPRNFGMFEPETGHGANGMLYEDEHARQMAFANRLY